A stretch of the Veillonella parvula DSM 2008 genome encodes the following:
- a CDS encoding TM1812 family CRISPR-associated protein has protein sequence MAIHNIFLSFLSKVSNTSIKTIVNADMEDAIRSSIATNESSLKYILYHTWKDEKTRDISFDKIYLLCTDGVMAHQSNSPSSYDIFVNQMCKFYKVMGRNEQAFLDALDHVPCGTDLDDISRIKSSIIEMSKKILDFKDTFTNDKDEVRLYMDITGGPRNAAMILLVISRLLAYHGIVVDDVYYSGYKEIENDSGEITVHKVLDIYELFDIIAGFEEFKLFGSAKKLNTYFKPPENIGTGNIESTATATKKLLKAMDSFSEAINISSRGAFEKSIACLDDSLALVRSMANNIDSNKTFDQELIELLHKPIEQSYTTLLQHHRNHASDELAYIDWCLDHDYLQQALTLFCEYVPEYAVDKGIIECDPLVFNAYYEDTQQNKEKRLLQAAIKAWNRAGNNIEFSTFYNVVMPDHDKKTSEKDVRSMPMRLFNSINNARMQNLTAMINTKKDKVAPGIDKVITYYIKFVRNEKKKIQIVERDFQKQKECIHLMVDEYTTKLREKCEVLLNQYGFTLYLQDGRYADNYTLLEYISFLQDILESSENIENFNNILESLCKNIISEVLSKEEYKEYIICDADNSSFRLKKTSMLARNMVCNAILNHLIEEKKYKAYKSLIMHQLPDTKDSAVTTAELLLSQRKPYDKGVPLFEVSGVYIPHVALEDVTKTMKFIEQYFEIKKARNDSNHANKEALCKYTTSQELLDEMRKCVAMARELSRK, from the coding sequence ATGGCAATTCATAATATATTTTTGTCTTTTTTGAGTAAGGTGTCTAATACGAGTATAAAGACAATTGTAAATGCAGATATGGAAGATGCTATTCGTAGTAGTATTGCCACGAATGAGTCGTCTTTGAAATATATTTTATACCATACATGGAAGGATGAAAAAACAAGAGATATATCCTTTGATAAGATATATTTATTATGTACTGATGGTGTAATGGCACATCAAAGTAATAGCCCATCATCTTATGATATCTTTGTTAATCAAATGTGTAAGTTTTATAAAGTGATGGGCCGCAATGAGCAGGCCTTTTTAGATGCTCTTGATCATGTCCCATGTGGTACAGACTTAGATGATATTAGTCGTATTAAGTCTAGCATCATTGAGATGTCAAAGAAGATTCTTGATTTTAAAGATACTTTCACCAATGATAAAGATGAGGTCCGCCTCTATATGGATATCACTGGTGGCCCACGCAATGCAGCTATGATTCTCCTTGTTATTAGTAGACTGCTCGCCTATCATGGTATCGTTGTTGATGATGTATATTACTCTGGTTATAAGGAAATCGAGAACGACTCAGGAGAAATTACAGTTCATAAAGTACTAGATATTTATGAGCTTTTTGATATTATTGCAGGATTTGAAGAGTTTAAACTATTTGGTAGTGCCAAAAAATTAAATACTTACTTTAAGCCACCTGAAAATATTGGAACAGGTAATATTGAATCGACTGCTACCGCTACAAAAAAATTGCTAAAAGCTATGGACAGCTTTTCAGAAGCTATTAATATTTCAAGCCGTGGTGCATTTGAAAAATCTATAGCTTGTCTTGATGATAGCTTAGCCTTAGTACGTAGTATGGCAAATAATATAGATAGCAATAAGACCTTTGACCAAGAATTAATTGAATTATTGCATAAACCTATTGAGCAGTCGTATACTACACTTTTACAACATCATCGCAATCATGCTTCTGATGAACTAGCCTATATTGACTGGTGTTTAGATCATGATTATTTACAACAAGCACTTACCTTATTTTGTGAATATGTACCGGAATATGCAGTAGATAAAGGTATTATAGAGTGTGACCCACTCGTGTTTAATGCATATTATGAAGATACGCAACAGAATAAAGAAAAGAGATTGCTCCAAGCTGCTATAAAAGCATGGAATAGAGCCGGGAATAATATCGAGTTTAGTACATTTTATAATGTAGTCATGCCCGATCATGATAAGAAAACTTCTGAAAAAGATGTACGGTCTATGCCTATGCGCTTATTCAATTCTATTAATAACGCTCGTATGCAAAACTTGACGGCTATGATAAATACAAAAAAAGATAAAGTAGCTCCAGGTATCGATAAAGTAATTACTTATTATATTAAATTCGTAAGAAACGAAAAAAAGAAAATACAAATTGTTGAAAGAGACTTTCAAAAGCAGAAGGAATGTATTCATTTGATGGTGGATGAATACACTACTAAACTTAGAGAAAAATGTGAGGTTCTCTTAAATCAATATGGGTTTACACTTTATTTACAAGACGGTAGATATGCTGATAATTATACATTATTAGAATATATCTCGTTTTTGCAAGATATTCTAGAAAGCTCAGAGAATATAGAGAACTTTAATAATATATTAGAGTCATTGTGTAAAAATATAATATCTGAAGTTTTAAGTAAAGAGGAATATAAAGAGTATATTATTTGTGATGCAGATAATTCTTCGTTTAGGTTGAAAAAAACAAGTATGTTAGCGCGTAATATGGTATGTAATGCTATATTAAATCATTTAATTGAAGAAAAAAAATATAAGGCCTATAAGAGTCTTATTATGCATCAATTACCAGATACTAAAGATAGTGCAGTGACTACGGCTGAGTTATTATTATCACAACGAAAACCGTATGATAAAGGGGTTCCTTTATTTGAGGTTTCGGGTGTATATATTCCGCATGTAGCATTAGAGGATGTAACTAAGACAATGAAGTTTATTGAGCAATACTTTGAGATAAAAAAGGCACGTAATGATAGTAATCATGCGAATAAAGAAGCATTATGTAAATATACTACTTCACAAGAATTGCTAGATGAGATGCGTAAATGTGTGGCAATGGCAAGAGAATTGAGTAGAAAATAG